A part of Mustela erminea isolate mMusErm1 chromosome 9, mMusErm1.Pri, whole genome shotgun sequence genomic DNA contains:
- the VWCE gene encoding von Willebrand factor C and EGF domain-containing protein isoform X3 — MGSGHCTLPLCSFGCGSGICVAPNVCSCQDGEQGATCPEAHGPCGEYGCDLSCNHGGCQEVARVCPVGFSMTETAVGIRCTDIDECLSASCEGQCVNTEGGFVCECGPGMQLAADRHSCQDTDECLGTPCQQRCKNSIGSYRCSCRPGFHLHGNRHSCVDVNECRRPLERRVCHHSCHNTVGSFLCTCRPGFRLRADRVSCEAFPKAVLAPSAILQPLQPPPKMLLLLPEAGRPALSPGHSPPSGAPGPPAGVRTTSLPSPTPVLPTSLPSVPTRLVATPMPRASLLGTLGPPSQPQEGSPSLPRGPAATQVAPGSSACWHLGATYDSGSRWTEPGCSQCWCQNGEVTCEKVTCEAACSHPVPSKDGGCCPSCTGCFHSGVIRAEGDVFSPPDENCTVCVCLAGNVSCISPECPPGPCQSPLKSDCCTCVPVRCYFHGRWYADGAVFSGGGDECTTCVCQNGEVECSFTPCPELDCPREEWWLGPGQCCFTCREPTPMTGCSLDDNGVEFPIGQIWSPGDPCELCICQADGSVSCKRTDCVDSCPHPIRIPGQCCPDCSAGCTYTGRIFYNNQTFPSVLDPCLSCICLLGSVACSPVDCPITCTYPFHPDGECCPVCRDCNYEGRKVVNGQVFTLDDEPCTQCTCQLGEVSCERVPCPRACSDPSGPPGDCCSSCPDAPERKSAEVGKAARSPRGDAEAPVNCSSCPGPPVVLPQKPVPHVFQLLLRTNLSNVQTLPTSPSGARASPSPPLGPEGTFPGEPAASRPSPGPSIPPGASTLPPASPGAPGPPPVIPEPSASTSGVQTGARRSSSPAVLLTEASAHSTVAPSPSENLATLLRPRRPSSFASRLSAVLTATASSSPQWPAPGTSREDESTG; from the exons ATGGGCAGTGGGCACTGCACCCTGC CGCTCTGCTCCTTTGGCTGTGGGAGTGGCATCTGCGTCGCTCCCAACGTCTGCTCCTGCCAGGATGGAGAGCAAGGAGCCACCTGCCCAG AAGCCCACGGACCTTGTGGAGAGTACGGCTGTGACCTGTCCTGTAACCACGGCGGCTGTCAGGAGGTGGCCCGAGTGTGCCCCGTGGGCTTCTCCATGACGGAGACGGCTGTCGGCATCAGGTGTACGG acATCGATGAATGCCTAAGCGCCTCTTGCGAGGGCCAGTGCGTGAACACGGAAGGCGGGTTTGTGTGTGAGTGCGGGCCGGGCATGCAGCTGGCTGCCGACCGCCACAGCTGCCAAG ACACTGACGAATGCCTCGGGACCCCCTGTCAGCAGAGATGCAAAAACAGCATAGGCAGCTACAGGTGTTCCTGCAGACCTGGCTTCCATCTCCATGGCAACCGGCACTCCTGTGTAG ATGTAAACGAGTGTCGGAGGCCGCTGGAGAGGCGAGTCTGTCACCACTCCTGCCATAACACCGTGGGCAGCTTCCTGTGCACATGCCGACCTGGCTTCAGGCTCCGAGCTGACCGCGTGTCCTGTGAAG CCTTCCCGAAAGCCGTGCTCGCCCCATCGGCCATCCTGCAGCCTCTGCAGCCGCCGCCCAAGATGCTCCTGCTGCTCCCAGAGGCCGGCCGGCCTGCTCTCTCCCCCGGACACAGTCCTCCTTCCGGGGCCCCGGGGCCCCCAGCTGGGGTCAGGACCACCAGTCTGCCTTCTCCCACCCCTGTACTACCCACATCCTTGCCGTCTGTCCCAACTCGGCTGGTGGCTACCCCCATGCCTCGTGCCTCCCTCTTGGGGACCCTTGGACCTCCCTCACAACCACAGGAGGGGTCCCCGTCCTTGCCCAGGGGCCCAGCAGCCACACAGGTGGCGCCAGGGTCCTCTGCCTGCTGGCACCTGGGAGCCACGTATGACTCAGGGAGCCGCTGGACAGAGCCTGGGTGTTCCCAGTGCTGGTGCCAG AATGGGGAGGTGACCTGTGAAAAGGTGACATGTGAAGCTGCTTGTTCCCACCCGGTTCCCTCCAAAGATGGGGGATGCTGCCCGTCGTGTACAG GCTGTTTTCACAGTGGCGTCATCCGAGCCGAAGGGGACGTGTTTTCCCCTCCCGACGAGAACTGCACTGTCTGTGTCTGCCTG GCCGGAAATGTGTCCTGCATCTCCCCCGAGTGTCCCCCCGGCCCCTGTCAGAGCCCCCTGAAGTCAGATTGCTGTACTTGTGTTCCAG TGAGATGCTATTTCCACGGCCGGTGGTATGCAGACGGGGCTGTGTTCAGTGGGGGTGGTGACGAGTGTACCACCTGTGTCTGCCAG AATGGGGAAGTGGAATGTTCCTTCACACCATGTCCAGAACTGGACTGCCCCCGAGAGGAGTGGTGGCTGGGCCCTGGACAGTGCTGTTTTACCTGCCGGGAACCCACGCCCATGACAG GCTGCTCTCTCGATGACAACGGGGTTGAGTTTCCGATTGGACAGATCTGGTCTCCGGGTGACCCCTGTGAGTTATGCATCTGCCAG GCAGACGGTTCGGTGAGCTGTAAGAGGACGGACTGTGTGGACTCTTGCCCTCACCCGATTCGGATCCCAGGACAGTGCTGCCCGGACTGTTCTGCAG GCTGTACCTACACAGGCAGAATCTTCTACAACAACCAGACCTTCCCGTCCGTGCTGGACCCGTGTCTGAGCTGCATCTGCCTG CTGGGCTCTGTGGCCTGCTCCCCCGTGGACTGCCCCATCACCTGCACCTACCCTTTCCACCCCGACGGGGAGTGCTGCCCGGTGTGCAGAG ATTGCAACTACGAGGGAAGGAAGGTGGTGAATGGCCAGGTGTTCACCTTGGACGATGAGCCCTGTACCCAGTGCACATGCCAG CTGGGAGAGGTGAGCTGTGAGAGGGTCCCCTGCCCACGGGCCTGCTCCGACCCCTCTGGGCCCCCCGGAGactgctgttcctcctgcccaG ATGCCCCAGAGAGGAAGTCCGCGGAGGTTGGCAAAGCAGCTCGGAGTCCCCGTGGAGATGCCGAGGCCCCGGTGAACTGTAGCTCCTGTCCAGGCCCCCCGGTGGTGTTGCCTCAGAAGCCAGTGCCCCATGTCTTCCAGCTCCTCCTCAGAACGAACCTGTCTAACGTGCAGACTTTACCCACGAGCCCCTCAGGAGCCCGGGCCTCGCCCTCACCCCCTTTGGGGCCTGAGGGTACATTCCCAGGGGAGCCCGCGGCCTCCCGGCCCTCACCAGGGCCTTCGATCCCGCCGGGAGCCTCCACTCTACCTCCAGCCTCTCCCGGGGCTCCTGGGCCTCCTCCTGTGATTCCAGAACCGTCCGCCTCCACCTCTGGGGTCCAGACAGGGGCCAGAAGGTCTTCTTCACCGGCCGTTCTCCTGACTGAAGCTTCAGCCCATTCCACGGTGGCCCCCAGCCCCTCAGAGAACCTGGCCACCCTCCTCAGGCCTCGCAgaccctcttcctttgcctccagACTCTCTGCGGTCCTCACGGCCACAGCCAGCTCCAGCCCCCAGTGGCCTGCTCCAGGGACCTCACGGGAAGACGAGTCCACCGGGTAA
- the VWCE gene encoding von Willebrand factor C and EGF domain-containing protein isoform X2, translating to MWAGLLLRAACVALLLLGAPARSYTGRKPPGHFAAERRRLGPHVCLSGFGSGCCPGWAPSMGSGHCTLPLCSFGCGSGICVAPNVCSCQDGEQGATCPEAHGPCGEYGCDLSCNHGGCQEVARVCPVGFSMTETAVGIRCTDIDECLSASCEGQCVNTEGGFVCECGPGMQLAADRHSCQDTDECLGTPCQQRCKNSIGSYRCSCRPGFHLHGNRHSCVDVNECRRPLERRVCHHSCHNTVGSFLCTCRPGFRLRADRVSCEAFPKAVLAPSAILQPLQPPPKMLLLLPEAGRPALSPGHSPPSGAPGPPAGVRTTSLPSPTPVLPTSLPSVPTRLVATPMPRASLLGTLGPPSQPQEGSPSLPRGPAATQVAPGSSACWHLGATYDSGSRWTEPGCSQCWCQNGEVTCEKVTCEAACSHPVPSKDGGCCPSCTGCFHSGVIRAEGDVFSPPDENCTVCVCLAGNVSCISPECPPGPCQSPLKSDCCTCVPVRCYFHGRWYADGAVFSGGGDECTTCVCQNGEVECSFTPCPELDCPREEWWLGPGQCCFTCREPTPMTGCSLDDNGVEFPIGQIWSPGDPYGSVSCKRTDCVDSCPHPIRIPGQCCPDCSAGCTYTGRIFYNNQTFPSVLDPCLSCICLLGSVACSPVDCPITCTYPFHPDGECCPVCRDCNYEGRKVVNGQVFTLDDEPCTQCTCQLGEVSCERVPCPRACSDPSGPPGDCCSSCPDAPERKSAEVGKAARSPRGDAEAPVNCSSCPGPPVVLPQKPVPHVFQLLLRTNLSNVQTLPTSPSGARASPSPPLGPEGTFPGEPAASRPSPGPSIPPGASTLPPASPGAPGPPPVIPEPSASTSGVQTGARRSSSPAVLLTEASAHSTVAPSPSENLATLLRPRRPSSFASRLSAVLTATASSSPQWPAPGTSREDESTG from the exons ATGTGGGCCGGACTGCTCCTCCGGGCCGCCTGCGTCGCGCTTCTCCTGCTGGGGGCCCCGGCTCGCAGCTACACCGGGAGGAAGCCGCCCGGGCATTTCGCCGCCGAGAG ACGCCGGCTGGGCCCCCACGTCTGCCTCTCAGGCTTCGGGAGTGGCTGCTGCCCTGGCTGGGCCCCCTCCATGGGCAGTGGGCACTGCACCCTGC CGCTCTGCTCCTTTGGCTGTGGGAGTGGCATCTGCGTCGCTCCCAACGTCTGCTCCTGCCAGGATGGAGAGCAAGGAGCCACCTGCCCAG AAGCCCACGGACCTTGTGGAGAGTACGGCTGTGACCTGTCCTGTAACCACGGCGGCTGTCAGGAGGTGGCCCGAGTGTGCCCCGTGGGCTTCTCCATGACGGAGACGGCTGTCGGCATCAGGTGTACGG acATCGATGAATGCCTAAGCGCCTCTTGCGAGGGCCAGTGCGTGAACACGGAAGGCGGGTTTGTGTGTGAGTGCGGGCCGGGCATGCAGCTGGCTGCCGACCGCCACAGCTGCCAAG ACACTGACGAATGCCTCGGGACCCCCTGTCAGCAGAGATGCAAAAACAGCATAGGCAGCTACAGGTGTTCCTGCAGACCTGGCTTCCATCTCCATGGCAACCGGCACTCCTGTGTAG ATGTAAACGAGTGTCGGAGGCCGCTGGAGAGGCGAGTCTGTCACCACTCCTGCCATAACACCGTGGGCAGCTTCCTGTGCACATGCCGACCTGGCTTCAGGCTCCGAGCTGACCGCGTGTCCTGTGAAG CCTTCCCGAAAGCCGTGCTCGCCCCATCGGCCATCCTGCAGCCTCTGCAGCCGCCGCCCAAGATGCTCCTGCTGCTCCCAGAGGCCGGCCGGCCTGCTCTCTCCCCCGGACACAGTCCTCCTTCCGGGGCCCCGGGGCCCCCAGCTGGGGTCAGGACCACCAGTCTGCCTTCTCCCACCCCTGTACTACCCACATCCTTGCCGTCTGTCCCAACTCGGCTGGTGGCTACCCCCATGCCTCGTGCCTCCCTCTTGGGGACCCTTGGACCTCCCTCACAACCACAGGAGGGGTCCCCGTCCTTGCCCAGGGGCCCAGCAGCCACACAGGTGGCGCCAGGGTCCTCTGCCTGCTGGCACCTGGGAGCCACGTATGACTCAGGGAGCCGCTGGACAGAGCCTGGGTGTTCCCAGTGCTGGTGCCAG AATGGGGAGGTGACCTGTGAAAAGGTGACATGTGAAGCTGCTTGTTCCCACCCGGTTCCCTCCAAAGATGGGGGATGCTGCCCGTCGTGTACAG GCTGTTTTCACAGTGGCGTCATCCGAGCCGAAGGGGACGTGTTTTCCCCTCCCGACGAGAACTGCACTGTCTGTGTCTGCCTG GCCGGAAATGTGTCCTGCATCTCCCCCGAGTGTCCCCCCGGCCCCTGTCAGAGCCCCCTGAAGTCAGATTGCTGTACTTGTGTTCCAG TGAGATGCTATTTCCACGGCCGGTGGTATGCAGACGGGGCTGTGTTCAGTGGGGGTGGTGACGAGTGTACCACCTGTGTCTGCCAG AATGGGGAAGTGGAATGTTCCTTCACACCATGTCCAGAACTGGACTGCCCCCGAGAGGAGTGGTGGCTGGGCCCTGGACAGTGCTGTTTTACCTGCCGGGAACCCACGCCCATGACAG GCTGCTCTCTCGATGACAACGGGGTTGAGTTTCCGATTGGACAGATCTGGTCTCCGGGTGACCCCT ACGGTTCGGTGAGCTGTAAGAGGACGGACTGTGTGGACTCTTGCCCTCACCCGATTCGGATCCCAGGACAGTGCTGCCCGGACTGTTCTGCAG GCTGTACCTACACAGGCAGAATCTTCTACAACAACCAGACCTTCCCGTCCGTGCTGGACCCGTGTCTGAGCTGCATCTGCCTG CTGGGCTCTGTGGCCTGCTCCCCCGTGGACTGCCCCATCACCTGCACCTACCCTTTCCACCCCGACGGGGAGTGCTGCCCGGTGTGCAGAG ATTGCAACTACGAGGGAAGGAAGGTGGTGAATGGCCAGGTGTTCACCTTGGACGATGAGCCCTGTACCCAGTGCACATGCCAG CTGGGAGAGGTGAGCTGTGAGAGGGTCCCCTGCCCACGGGCCTGCTCCGACCCCTCTGGGCCCCCCGGAGactgctgttcctcctgcccaG ATGCCCCAGAGAGGAAGTCCGCGGAGGTTGGCAAAGCAGCTCGGAGTCCCCGTGGAGATGCCGAGGCCCCGGTGAACTGTAGCTCCTGTCCAGGCCCCCCGGTGGTGTTGCCTCAGAAGCCAGTGCCCCATGTCTTCCAGCTCCTCCTCAGAACGAACCTGTCTAACGTGCAGACTTTACCCACGAGCCCCTCAGGAGCCCGGGCCTCGCCCTCACCCCCTTTGGGGCCTGAGGGTACATTCCCAGGGGAGCCCGCGGCCTCCCGGCCCTCACCAGGGCCTTCGATCCCGCCGGGAGCCTCCACTCTACCTCCAGCCTCTCCCGGGGCTCCTGGGCCTCCTCCTGTGATTCCAGAACCGTCCGCCTCCACCTCTGGGGTCCAGACAGGGGCCAGAAGGTCTTCTTCACCGGCCGTTCTCCTGACTGAAGCTTCAGCCCATTCCACGGTGGCCCCCAGCCCCTCAGAGAACCTGGCCACCCTCCTCAGGCCTCGCAgaccctcttcctttgcctccagACTCTCTGCGGTCCTCACGGCCACAGCCAGCTCCAGCCCCCAGTGGCCTGCTCCAGGGACCTCACGGGAAGACGAGTCCACCGGGTAA
- the VWCE gene encoding von Willebrand factor C and EGF domain-containing protein isoform X4: MPRDPLSAEMQKQHRQLQVFLQTWLPSPWQPALLCRYIPRIPLCSPIFLAAFAPLDVNECRRPLERRVCHHSCHNTVGSFLCTCRPGFRLRADRVSCEAFPKAVLAPSAILQPLQPPPKMLLLLPEAGRPALSPGHSPPSGAPGPPAGVRTTSLPSPTPVLPTSLPSVPTRLVATPMPRASLLGTLGPPSQPQEGSPSLPRGPAATQVAPGSSACWHLGATYDSGSRWTEPGCSQCWCQNGEVTCEKVTCEAACSHPVPSKDGGCCPSCTGCFHSGVIRAEGDVFSPPDENCTVCVCLAGNVSCISPECPPGPCQSPLKSDCCTCVPVRCYFHGRWYADGAVFSGGGDECTTCVCQNGEVECSFTPCPELDCPREEWWLGPGQCCFTCREPTPMTGCSLDDNGVEFPIGQIWSPGDPCELCICQADGSVSCKRTDCVDSCPHPIRIPGQCCPDCSAGCTYTGRIFYNNQTFPSVLDPCLSCICLLGSVACSPVDCPITCTYPFHPDGECCPVCRDCNYEGRKVVNGQVFTLDDEPCTQCTCQLGEVSCERVPCPRACSDPSGPPGDCCSSCPDAPERKSAEVGKAARSPRGDAEAPVNCSSCPGPPVVLPQKPVPHVFQLLLRTNLSNVQTLPTSPSGARASPSPPLGPEGTFPGEPAASRPSPGPSIPPGASTLPPASPGAPGPPPVIPEPSASTSGVQTGARRSSSPAVLLTEASAHSTVAPSPSENLATLLRPRRPSSFASRLSAVLTATASSSPQWPAPGTSREDESTG; this comes from the exons ATGCCTCGGGACCCCCTGTCAGCAGAGATGCAAAAACAGCATAGGCAGCTACAGGTGTTCCTGCAGACCTGGCTTCCATCTCCATGGCAACCGGCACTCCTGTGTAG ATACATCCCAAGGATTCCTCTCTGCTCACCCATTTTCTTGGCTGCCTTTGCTCCCCTTG ATGTAAACGAGTGTCGGAGGCCGCTGGAGAGGCGAGTCTGTCACCACTCCTGCCATAACACCGTGGGCAGCTTCCTGTGCACATGCCGACCTGGCTTCAGGCTCCGAGCTGACCGCGTGTCCTGTGAAG CCTTCCCGAAAGCCGTGCTCGCCCCATCGGCCATCCTGCAGCCTCTGCAGCCGCCGCCCAAGATGCTCCTGCTGCTCCCAGAGGCCGGCCGGCCTGCTCTCTCCCCCGGACACAGTCCTCCTTCCGGGGCCCCGGGGCCCCCAGCTGGGGTCAGGACCACCAGTCTGCCTTCTCCCACCCCTGTACTACCCACATCCTTGCCGTCTGTCCCAACTCGGCTGGTGGCTACCCCCATGCCTCGTGCCTCCCTCTTGGGGACCCTTGGACCTCCCTCACAACCACAGGAGGGGTCCCCGTCCTTGCCCAGGGGCCCAGCAGCCACACAGGTGGCGCCAGGGTCCTCTGCCTGCTGGCACCTGGGAGCCACGTATGACTCAGGGAGCCGCTGGACAGAGCCTGGGTGTTCCCAGTGCTGGTGCCAG AATGGGGAGGTGACCTGTGAAAAGGTGACATGTGAAGCTGCTTGTTCCCACCCGGTTCCCTCCAAAGATGGGGGATGCTGCCCGTCGTGTACAG GCTGTTTTCACAGTGGCGTCATCCGAGCCGAAGGGGACGTGTTTTCCCCTCCCGACGAGAACTGCACTGTCTGTGTCTGCCTG GCCGGAAATGTGTCCTGCATCTCCCCCGAGTGTCCCCCCGGCCCCTGTCAGAGCCCCCTGAAGTCAGATTGCTGTACTTGTGTTCCAG TGAGATGCTATTTCCACGGCCGGTGGTATGCAGACGGGGCTGTGTTCAGTGGGGGTGGTGACGAGTGTACCACCTGTGTCTGCCAG AATGGGGAAGTGGAATGTTCCTTCACACCATGTCCAGAACTGGACTGCCCCCGAGAGGAGTGGTGGCTGGGCCCTGGACAGTGCTGTTTTACCTGCCGGGAACCCACGCCCATGACAG GCTGCTCTCTCGATGACAACGGGGTTGAGTTTCCGATTGGACAGATCTGGTCTCCGGGTGACCCCTGTGAGTTATGCATCTGCCAG GCAGACGGTTCGGTGAGCTGTAAGAGGACGGACTGTGTGGACTCTTGCCCTCACCCGATTCGGATCCCAGGACAGTGCTGCCCGGACTGTTCTGCAG GCTGTACCTACACAGGCAGAATCTTCTACAACAACCAGACCTTCCCGTCCGTGCTGGACCCGTGTCTGAGCTGCATCTGCCTG CTGGGCTCTGTGGCCTGCTCCCCCGTGGACTGCCCCATCACCTGCACCTACCCTTTCCACCCCGACGGGGAGTGCTGCCCGGTGTGCAGAG ATTGCAACTACGAGGGAAGGAAGGTGGTGAATGGCCAGGTGTTCACCTTGGACGATGAGCCCTGTACCCAGTGCACATGCCAG CTGGGAGAGGTGAGCTGTGAGAGGGTCCCCTGCCCACGGGCCTGCTCCGACCCCTCTGGGCCCCCCGGAGactgctgttcctcctgcccaG ATGCCCCAGAGAGGAAGTCCGCGGAGGTTGGCAAAGCAGCTCGGAGTCCCCGTGGAGATGCCGAGGCCCCGGTGAACTGTAGCTCCTGTCCAGGCCCCCCGGTGGTGTTGCCTCAGAAGCCAGTGCCCCATGTCTTCCAGCTCCTCCTCAGAACGAACCTGTCTAACGTGCAGACTTTACCCACGAGCCCCTCAGGAGCCCGGGCCTCGCCCTCACCCCCTTTGGGGCCTGAGGGTACATTCCCAGGGGAGCCCGCGGCCTCCCGGCCCTCACCAGGGCCTTCGATCCCGCCGGGAGCCTCCACTCTACCTCCAGCCTCTCCCGGGGCTCCTGGGCCTCCTCCTGTGATTCCAGAACCGTCCGCCTCCACCTCTGGGGTCCAGACAGGGGCCAGAAGGTCTTCTTCACCGGCCGTTCTCCTGACTGAAGCTTCAGCCCATTCCACGGTGGCCCCCAGCCCCTCAGAGAACCTGGCCACCCTCCTCAGGCCTCGCAgaccctcttcctttgcctccagACTCTCTGCGGTCCTCACGGCCACAGCCAGCTCCAGCCCCCAGTGGCCTGCTCCAGGGACCTCACGGGAAGACGAGTCCACCGGGTAA
- the VWCE gene encoding von Willebrand factor C and EGF domain-containing protein isoform X1 — translation MWAGLLLRAACVALLLLGAPARSYTGRKPPGHFAAERRRLGPHVCLSGFGSGCCPGWAPSMGSGHCTLPLCSFGCGSGICVAPNVCSCQDGEQGATCPEAHGPCGEYGCDLSCNHGGCQEVARVCPVGFSMTETAVGIRCTDIDECLSASCEGQCVNTEGGFVCECGPGMQLAADRHSCQDTDECLGTPCQQRCKNSIGSYRCSCRPGFHLHGNRHSCVDVNECRRPLERRVCHHSCHNTVGSFLCTCRPGFRLRADRVSCEAFPKAVLAPSAILQPLQPPPKMLLLLPEAGRPALSPGHSPPSGAPGPPAGVRTTSLPSPTPVLPTSLPSVPTRLVATPMPRASLLGTLGPPSQPQEGSPSLPRGPAATQVAPGSSACWHLGATYDSGSRWTEPGCSQCWCQNGEVTCEKVTCEAACSHPVPSKDGGCCPSCTGCFHSGVIRAEGDVFSPPDENCTVCVCLAGNVSCISPECPPGPCQSPLKSDCCTCVPVRCYFHGRWYADGAVFSGGGDECTTCVCQNGEVECSFTPCPELDCPREEWWLGPGQCCFTCREPTPMTGCSLDDNGVEFPIGQIWSPGDPCELCICQADGSVSCKRTDCVDSCPHPIRIPGQCCPDCSAGCTYTGRIFYNNQTFPSVLDPCLSCICLLGSVACSPVDCPITCTYPFHPDGECCPVCRDCNYEGRKVVNGQVFTLDDEPCTQCTCQLGEVSCERVPCPRACSDPSGPPGDCCSSCPDAPERKSAEVGKAARSPRGDAEAPVNCSSCPGPPVVLPQKPVPHVFQLLLRTNLSNVQTLPTSPSGARASPSPPLGPEGTFPGEPAASRPSPGPSIPPGASTLPPASPGAPGPPPVIPEPSASTSGVQTGARRSSSPAVLLTEASAHSTVAPSPSENLATLLRPRRPSSFASRLSAVLTATASSSPQWPAPGTSREDESTG, via the exons ATGTGGGCCGGACTGCTCCTCCGGGCCGCCTGCGTCGCGCTTCTCCTGCTGGGGGCCCCGGCTCGCAGCTACACCGGGAGGAAGCCGCCCGGGCATTTCGCCGCCGAGAG ACGCCGGCTGGGCCCCCACGTCTGCCTCTCAGGCTTCGGGAGTGGCTGCTGCCCTGGCTGGGCCCCCTCCATGGGCAGTGGGCACTGCACCCTGC CGCTCTGCTCCTTTGGCTGTGGGAGTGGCATCTGCGTCGCTCCCAACGTCTGCTCCTGCCAGGATGGAGAGCAAGGAGCCACCTGCCCAG AAGCCCACGGACCTTGTGGAGAGTACGGCTGTGACCTGTCCTGTAACCACGGCGGCTGTCAGGAGGTGGCCCGAGTGTGCCCCGTGGGCTTCTCCATGACGGAGACGGCTGTCGGCATCAGGTGTACGG acATCGATGAATGCCTAAGCGCCTCTTGCGAGGGCCAGTGCGTGAACACGGAAGGCGGGTTTGTGTGTGAGTGCGGGCCGGGCATGCAGCTGGCTGCCGACCGCCACAGCTGCCAAG ACACTGACGAATGCCTCGGGACCCCCTGTCAGCAGAGATGCAAAAACAGCATAGGCAGCTACAGGTGTTCCTGCAGACCTGGCTTCCATCTCCATGGCAACCGGCACTCCTGTGTAG ATGTAAACGAGTGTCGGAGGCCGCTGGAGAGGCGAGTCTGTCACCACTCCTGCCATAACACCGTGGGCAGCTTCCTGTGCACATGCCGACCTGGCTTCAGGCTCCGAGCTGACCGCGTGTCCTGTGAAG CCTTCCCGAAAGCCGTGCTCGCCCCATCGGCCATCCTGCAGCCTCTGCAGCCGCCGCCCAAGATGCTCCTGCTGCTCCCAGAGGCCGGCCGGCCTGCTCTCTCCCCCGGACACAGTCCTCCTTCCGGGGCCCCGGGGCCCCCAGCTGGGGTCAGGACCACCAGTCTGCCTTCTCCCACCCCTGTACTACCCACATCCTTGCCGTCTGTCCCAACTCGGCTGGTGGCTACCCCCATGCCTCGTGCCTCCCTCTTGGGGACCCTTGGACCTCCCTCACAACCACAGGAGGGGTCCCCGTCCTTGCCCAGGGGCCCAGCAGCCACACAGGTGGCGCCAGGGTCCTCTGCCTGCTGGCACCTGGGAGCCACGTATGACTCAGGGAGCCGCTGGACAGAGCCTGGGTGTTCCCAGTGCTGGTGCCAG AATGGGGAGGTGACCTGTGAAAAGGTGACATGTGAAGCTGCTTGTTCCCACCCGGTTCCCTCCAAAGATGGGGGATGCTGCCCGTCGTGTACAG GCTGTTTTCACAGTGGCGTCATCCGAGCCGAAGGGGACGTGTTTTCCCCTCCCGACGAGAACTGCACTGTCTGTGTCTGCCTG GCCGGAAATGTGTCCTGCATCTCCCCCGAGTGTCCCCCCGGCCCCTGTCAGAGCCCCCTGAAGTCAGATTGCTGTACTTGTGTTCCAG TGAGATGCTATTTCCACGGCCGGTGGTATGCAGACGGGGCTGTGTTCAGTGGGGGTGGTGACGAGTGTACCACCTGTGTCTGCCAG AATGGGGAAGTGGAATGTTCCTTCACACCATGTCCAGAACTGGACTGCCCCCGAGAGGAGTGGTGGCTGGGCCCTGGACAGTGCTGTTTTACCTGCCGGGAACCCACGCCCATGACAG GCTGCTCTCTCGATGACAACGGGGTTGAGTTTCCGATTGGACAGATCTGGTCTCCGGGTGACCCCTGTGAGTTATGCATCTGCCAG GCAGACGGTTCGGTGAGCTGTAAGAGGACGGACTGTGTGGACTCTTGCCCTCACCCGATTCGGATCCCAGGACAGTGCTGCCCGGACTGTTCTGCAG GCTGTACCTACACAGGCAGAATCTTCTACAACAACCAGACCTTCCCGTCCGTGCTGGACCCGTGTCTGAGCTGCATCTGCCTG CTGGGCTCTGTGGCCTGCTCCCCCGTGGACTGCCCCATCACCTGCACCTACCCTTTCCACCCCGACGGGGAGTGCTGCCCGGTGTGCAGAG ATTGCAACTACGAGGGAAGGAAGGTGGTGAATGGCCAGGTGTTCACCTTGGACGATGAGCCCTGTACCCAGTGCACATGCCAG CTGGGAGAGGTGAGCTGTGAGAGGGTCCCCTGCCCACGGGCCTGCTCCGACCCCTCTGGGCCCCCCGGAGactgctgttcctcctgcccaG ATGCCCCAGAGAGGAAGTCCGCGGAGGTTGGCAAAGCAGCTCGGAGTCCCCGTGGAGATGCCGAGGCCCCGGTGAACTGTAGCTCCTGTCCAGGCCCCCCGGTGGTGTTGCCTCAGAAGCCAGTGCCCCATGTCTTCCAGCTCCTCCTCAGAACGAACCTGTCTAACGTGCAGACTTTACCCACGAGCCCCTCAGGAGCCCGGGCCTCGCCCTCACCCCCTTTGGGGCCTGAGGGTACATTCCCAGGGGAGCCCGCGGCCTCCCGGCCCTCACCAGGGCCTTCGATCCCGCCGGGAGCCTCCACTCTACCTCCAGCCTCTCCCGGGGCTCCTGGGCCTCCTCCTGTGATTCCAGAACCGTCCGCCTCCACCTCTGGGGTCCAGACAGGGGCCAGAAGGTCTTCTTCACCGGCCGTTCTCCTGACTGAAGCTTCAGCCCATTCCACGGTGGCCCCCAGCCCCTCAGAGAACCTGGCCACCCTCCTCAGGCCTCGCAgaccctcttcctttgcctccagACTCTCTGCGGTCCTCACGGCCACAGCCAGCTCCAGCCCCCAGTGGCCTGCTCCAGGGACCTCACGGGAAGACGAGTCCACCGGGTAA